The DNA window tatatcaaattgttgccgtaatttttttacaaaaaatccagaaatatgcaatccaaacaaagctttcaaaaatttggaGGTGGCTGTCTTTTTCAAGTTGACATATGATTTTCTTGTGATAATGTTTATCTTGGACTatgagaaaaacaaaagaacatCCTACTATGAACTTTATAAACCTTGTTAATTTTTCTATTACATAGTACTAATTGTTCAAATTCGATACTTTAACCTGTTTGGATTcatgagtttttgaaaaataaaaggtaTTGGTTTAGTAGAAAAGGCAATACTGCAGCAGCATATGAAATGGCTAGGCGTGCCAACATCTTATATATCAAGATGTAAGAGTGCATAAAGATGGGCACTAGACTTTATAGTCATTTATTAATAAAACCgtctttcattaaaaaaaaaagagtaatttgAATGCATTTGGATGTTAATTGtatttataaaacaaaattaattttaaaaaatatataagtaTAAGAAAAGATAATAATTGTCATGTTAGATTGGGTCTGATTTAAATATACTGACGAGTGATtggaaaaactcaaccaaaaaaaaaagaccagtTCTAAACTTGTAATTAATGTAGTTAATGAggtactagttttttttttttttttgtcaacccAGGAAATATTTCAACTTTGCCAGACTAATCTTCCTGGACCTGGAGTACCCTACCCCCAAGAGCACCCGGACGATATGTGAAACCAGACTCACACCGTGCCTCATGAGAAATACTCCCGAGAATTCATCGGCTGAGCTGACCCGAGGGACTAATGAGGTACTAGTTAGTAGGCGCCAAAATGTGTTATGGCTCGACTTTTCAATTCTTCAGGACTAACGGTGAACTTGGGCAGCTGGAGGAGCAAACAGTTGTAAATCAAAAGTCGCACCATATTAAAACTTCATAAATAGTCTAAGGATTAGTTAGCAAATTTTCCAAGCCTGTAAAAATAGCAAAAACCATCGGCACTTGCCCCAAAACGCCCTCTTAGGGTTTCTCTAGCTTCGAATGCACAATCCCAATCTGAAAACCGCGacccagaaaatgcagaaaatcaAAGCCAAGGACAAAACGGGAACCACGTCTACTGCTTCCTCCACGACCTAAAACCCTATAAACCCGCTGCATCCACGAGTACAGTACAATTCGGAGCCACTCCAACTACCTCAACCCTTCTACCTCCCAATTCCCAGATCCATATCTTTCAAAACCCCACGATCCAAATTCCACCATGAAGAAAAAACCCAGAACCCCAAAGCCGAAACCCTTTTTAGCAACCCTCTCAGCCTTACCTGGGCCGTCCTTGATTAAGCACTTAGCGTCTTGCAACGCCTCAATCAGATCCCAATCCCTCAAGCTAATTCAAGCTTGGCTGTCAGACTCTCAAACCGAACTTCCCGAGGATGATATGAAAAGGCTGTGGAAGGGGCTTTTCTATTGCCTTTGGCATTCGGATAAAGCTCCTGCTCAAGGTTTACTCATCAACCGTTTGTCTTCCTTGCTAATTACGCTTGACCCTTTGCTTTCTTTGCAGTATTTTGGCTGTTTTTTGGTAACTCTTCGTCGTGAATGGACCGGCATTGATCATTTGAGATTGGATAAGTTTTACTTGCTCATTAGGAGGTTTGTGAATGGGGTTTTTTCTTTGATGAGGAAATACATGTGGGATTTGGAGTATTTGGGGAAATATGTTGAGGTGTTGGAGGAAAAGGGGTTTTTGGCCAACGATAAATTGTTGGGTAATGGGGTGAATTATCACGTTGTTTCTGTTTTTCTTGATGAGTTGAAAGGATTTAAGGTTCCGCTGGCGAGAAAGGAAGTGGTGCAGTGTTTGTTTAAGCCGTTCTTTAGTGTCATGGGGAGGTCTTTGGATAAGGTTTTGGTGGGAAAAGTGAAGAGTTGTGTGTTTGATACTTTGTTGGACGGAGGAAGGGCGTTGTTGCAGCGAAAGAAAAACGGGGTTGATGAGAAAGATGGTGAAATTGGGGATATGTTGTTGGGGTTAATCGCATTGAAGATGGGGTTTTCTGGGAGGCTTTATGAGGTGGGAGCATCTCCTGACTGTCTTCAGGGGAATAGGAAGGTGGTTCTTGGGTTGCATGAAGAATTTTTGAAGCTGGAGGGGGAAATGCAAGCATCACAGATTGATTTTGCCATTCCAGAGTTTAACGAGGTTGATGACAATGATGGAGAAGAGGTGCCTCAGTTAATCCCGATAGATAATGGTGTCAGGGAAGTAGTTGCTGCATCACAGGATGAAGATGCTGATCCTGTTGTTGAAAAAGAAGGGAAtattaagaagaagaagaagaagaaggggaaGGAAGCAGGCGATAAAAAAgctaagaagaagaaaaaggagaagGATAGGGTTATGGACTATACCTATAGGATTGAAGAAAATGGTGTAGTTAATGCTAATTGTTCAGAAAACTGCAATGCAGGTAACGTTTATGCCTTGGAAAATGCGAATGCAGTTTCTGCTAATGGTTATGAATCAACCAGTGCTTTCAAGAATGATGAAAGTGTCTTGGAATTCAGCGAGTCCGTGATTTCAAATCTTCAGCTCCAGTTTGAGAAGATTGCTGCTGAGCAAGGTTCTGATGATGACTTAAAGTCTTCTGATGACTTGCCTCTAGTCGCaatgaaaaagaagagaaagagagctAAAAGTGCAGATAGTCGTTGCAATCCAGAGGTGGGCACTGAAGGAGAGGATGGACTAGATGCCAGTGCAAAGAGTGCCAAGAAAGTGAGGTTTGCAATGAAGAATAACTTGATCTGGAAGCCACATAGTCCATTGCCACCTCAAAGTTTAAGGATACCACCCTCTCTTACTCCAAGAGGTAGTGCACTCAAAAAGGGAGTACCTCCAGGTCCCATCAGAGAAATGCCTCCTgcaaccaagaaggtgaagcagaagaagaagGGACGAAAGATATTAAGGACAATTTCTCCTGGCATGAAACGACTCAAGAAGGTCCGAGTTGTTTCTGTTTAACAATCTCTGGAATCCTGTCATTGTAAGTTTAGTTGGTTAGTGCTTTTATCCTTCAAAAGTGTGGGAATCTAGAATATTGTGTTTTGTAGCTGAGGTAGCTAAATTGGATGGATAAGAGTTCAAACGTTGTGATTTGTTTCTCATTTGTTTCTCATTTGCATACAACAGTTGAACTGAAATCTATTACTTTGGACAGAAAAAGAATTTGAACCATGATCGGCACAGTTTAATATCCTTTTAGCTGATTTTACCATTTCAGGTTGCTTCTCTGACCCTTATTTGGGGAATACTCTGTCGTTTAATTTGAATATCTTCTTGCTTTGTTTCTTAGGATGCCATTGTATACTTCTCTTTAGCTGGAGGTGAGTTTAGTCTTGttgcatatttttcttttacCATAAAGATTGTGTTTCAACTGACTTATGGTGTCTTATCAAATTTGTTTGTGTTAATTGTTGTCAACTTAGGGAAGAAAAGTTTTTCGTTTGCTTTATGGATTGAGTTCActatattacatttttgaggaaaatgcTGCAGGATTTTCTTTGGATAGCTGCATCTTTTCTTCTCCTGCTGTATCTTGTTGTATCTGCGTAGTGTCTCTTCCATTCTTACAtattatctttctttcctttttgttttgctATATGATTGCCAACTCCTGAATCATAGGTAGGATGACAAGTACGATCACATAGAGATGATTTTCATGATTGCTGTGATGGACATGCATTTTGTACGCTTGATTGTGTATGTCACAATGTTGAATCTTTATTGATCAGAAAGAAGTAGAGATGATTGGATGCTATTGTTTGTGTTGTAAACTGGCTTGTCATGCTCTAATTTTGATTTAAGTCCTATCTTCAATGAATAAGAAATGCCTAGTTTTAATGTTCTTTCTCTCTCTAATATGATTGAATAGTTTGGAATTCACAGCTTGCTCATCCTAGTCTAATTTAAGAACATTAAgtaaaattttgtattttagcCCTGTAAACCATGGATTTATTATTTGATGAACAGCAATGCTGATGGAAGCATGTTTCCAGGTGAAAGTATATATTTGCTTTCTGCATGTCCTTTCTCAGCAATGGGAATCACTGTTTAGCTGGTAAAATGGGCTATTACATACTTAATTCGGGAGAGCATCCATGGCTCAGCTTCAAGGATAGAGAGCATAAGAAGATCAGTATGCATAAAAAGTATATATAGATTCTATTGATGAAATACATGAAAAGATAGAATGCTTGAGATTTATGGCTTGCTATATTTgatgcatttggacttgttcaACTTCCAAATCACTTCCAGATTTTAACAAAGAGATGAAGCATGACAATTCAAGGTTGGATCTCCATGGCAAAAACAAGAAAGTTACTGGCCTTCCTgcgccccaaaaaaaaaaaaagaaaaaaaaaacgagcAGCCTGATGAAACTGAGGTTGTTCAGATGTGTGTAACAGAGAAAGAACATAAAAAGCATTTCTCATCTTTACTTGGTCATCCTACGTACCAAAATTAGAAGGGATGGCGATTATGGGACCAAAAAATCCTGCTAGTGTTTAATCACCTTAGGAAAGCAACACGAAAAAAGGACAAGTAAATGCGGTATGGCGTTTGACTTAGAATTGAGTTGCTATGTGCCCTCCAAATATTATGTTGATTAAGATCAGCTACTGAGATTCCTTTCCAATAAATTGTGCCAAATCATTTAGAAGTGGTTGAACATGTGTGCATTTCCTTTGGAAGGAAGCATTTTGGACATACCCATTTTGCCCCCACAGTGCGATCACAATTGAAGTTGCTAGAAGCTTAAATGGAGATGTAATGATTTATTTGATAGACTTTTTAAGATGAAGTTCGGGTCTAAATTAGCTCAAAATGTCGTGGATTGAGATGAGATTTAAGGAAAGCATTACATGTTACCTccatttttaacttttttttctgTATCTTAGTGAATGAGTTTTCCCTTCTAAAGAATCGTGATGAATTTTTCTACTGTTCCTTAGTTGTGTTAATGCTGAGGCTTAGCTTGTCAAGTGATTATTTCTGTTTCTTGGTTGTGTTAAAATTCCTGCTCAGCTTTCCTTGGTATGTGTACTCAGATGGTTAGTTGTATGGAACTTGATTGCTCAGAAGAGAAATATCGTGCATTCTGGTTCAGATCTGTTTAGTCGGTGCCTAGAAAGATCTGCTTAGGAAGACGAATACTGATACTGACAAGTTTAATCCATgttctcttttgtttttctcccttttttttagTTCCTTCTGGAAGTATCAAGTTTTGCAAATGCTTGTTGCAAAGCAAAGTTGGTGCTTGCATTTTTCTAATCTTATCTTCTCATTTCTCAAAGCTAGATTGTTGCTAAATTTAACCCTTTTTAACTCCTGAAAAGTGCTTCTCCCAATGCTTGAGATGAATTTGCTCCAAAGTGCTCAAAGTTTGGTATACTGCTGAAGTCTTCTCTCGTTCAGCAGCTACAGCCTCTCAAGCTCTGAGCATTGTCTCATTATGTGTTTATTGTGCACGAAATTTGTAGAACACCGATGAAATGGGGTAATAAAAGTAGTGAAGGTAGCGCGTATTCCTATCATTTCTTTGAAAACGGACTATTGCATGTTGTTAGCGTTGAAAGTCATGGTTGGGCCATTATTACCTGCTTGATCCAACGGGTTTGGTGCTCGGGGATTCCTTTGCTATATAGAAATATGATAATGGCGGCCGAGGACTACCTGGGCTGATTCATTTTGTGTGGGCTTTCCTGTCACCACATTGTCCTTTTATTTCTCGTAATGCCATCTTGGACAAGCTTGATTTTTGCGTTGCCAAATCTGCTGATGTTCTTCTTTGGGTTCGAACATTTATCCTTTGGTTGTTACTAAGCTGCTGATTCTTTATTCTTCCTTTCCTTGTCTGTTGCCGCACTGTAACTTTTCTGGGTAAGAACCCCTTTTAAACTCGGATCTCCAATTGCACAGCACAGATACTTGATAGGGCTTgtaatatttatttttcctttccaatcaagaaaataatatgGAACAATGAGCAACTCAGTCTTTGAAATCATCCCTATTGTTAGTATTGAAaaccaatttttgtttttgtgtgtgtgcgcttgttttggggggggggggggttggagatagggctgcaaacgagccaaGTCGAATCGAGTTTTGGCCTAATCCAGCCGAGCCTTGACATAATTTCattgaactcgagctcgagcttgacgagctgacaatttcaagctcgagctcgaaaaaataaaaaataaaaaatttatttttttaaaaataaataaaataataatttttttaataaataataaaatattaaggatatatatgtaattttattagtaaaataaaaaaaataaaaaaaataaaaaatatatatatacttaaaataaaaaattatatatatatatatatatatatatactcgaacTCGCGAGccgagcttaatattttgagttcgaactcgactcgagcctggttcgaactcgactcgagcttgaTATTGATTGAGCTCGAGCGACTCGATTCGTTTGCGGTCGTAGTTGGAGAGGAGAATGGAGTGTTTGAAGTTTAACTCCCTCTTCCCTCCAAAACcaaggggaagaaaagaaatatcTGTGCAAGGCAGCTAATGATAAACCAAGATGCGTTTGGAGGAAGGGATTGAAATCTTAAAGGGGAAGAAAAGGTGATGGATGTGCTTGCTAGTTGATGGGTGTCTTCGAATTAAGCAGCCTAACTTGTGATTGTTTTTAATGACTTTCCCTCGTTACTGGAAAAGGGAAAACGGTCAGGACAAGATAGTTGTAAATTAGATCCAAAAGGTTACCATTCCATGGTTTTTAGAGGAAGCAATTTCTGATAcggaaacaagaaaaagaaacaaaaaagactGATCAGTAGCATTTGTGAAGTATCAAGGCCTAATCCTTTTGGTTGTATAAAGACCATTGGGCAATTGTTAACATGCAAGTACTTGATAAAGAAACTTTACATCACTGATGTACCATCAATAATAAAGTGCTGGTGTGTTGAATAATCTTTTGCCTTGGCTCTTCAAATGTTGTTACTATTTCCTGCCCACTGCCCATAAGCTTGAGGACTTTGGAGAAACGTAAGAAACTGATTGATTACTCTCCTACATCTCGATCAACATaggaggaaaaaataaaataaaataaaaaccacTCGGGTAAAGTTAGGCTAACATAACTGCTGTCCCTTTCTCAAAGATGGATTCCCACCAGCCAATAAATTGCCAAATAACTTTAGAACAGGGAATTGGAACAACATGTCATGTCAAAAAGCTCATATTTTGCTTGCTAATCTTTTACGCCATGATGTTTTGCTATTTTAGATGCCACAAAGGGTTGTTACATTCCTTTCAATAAGCCGCGAAGGTATGGAGGATAAAACCGCCTTGATTCTTGGTAGACGAAAAATGACAGGAAGATCTGCAGAAAGAACCACTTACTGATATGTTTGGTTTAAATTTCTATTGTGAGTTTATCAGCGAACTCTTCaacagaaaaacaaaaaaaaaaagtaagtttcTTTTCATCTAAATTGCTGCATCCTGACATATACCTGCTTACAACTATGTTGACCACtttatttaaacataaaaaagcAAACATGCAAAGACAAGATGTACTTGTTTGCTCTTCGTAAACTAATCCTAACAACTCTTTAACTTATTACATTCTCCAGGTTCCCGTTAGCAGCTGCAAATTTATTATCATCAGGGCATGACAATTGATGTCTTGGTGGCCACATAGATTAGAGTTAAagggagaaaaacaaaaagaaggtCAGCTGTAGCTGCTCACCAAAACCCTCTGGACTTGTCCTCTTCTTGCATGTAGCAGTTAACCTTATCATACTCGACTTATCATTAATAAAATCCTTAATGCTTAATTTTCCCTTGAGCTGATGCCACGCCTTCAAGCCAACCTCTTTAGTTAATTTCTGATCTTCCAAGTCTTAAATTCTAAACAACCTTCTACCAAAttcacttcttcttcttcttctttttttttgcccctCATTGACAAAAGACTAATTATGAGTGACTTCAATCCCACATCCTAATTCTCTTCCTTTGGGGCTTTAGGAGTTCAACTAACTCTGGTTTTTTGATTCGTGGTGCCTCGGAATAGTGGCATCTGGTGCATCATGACGAGTACCTAAGAGCAAATTAATTACAATGCCGAATCCACTAGGACAAAAAGGGGGGCCAGTCCTACCTGTTTCATCAACTCCCGCTCTTGTGTTGGCATGCAGAATGTGGGATACACTATACTTAACATTATCGTATATTAATTGAGGTTTTAGAATTTACTAGCAGACAAATATTGTCTGAATCCTAGTGAAGAATCCTAGTCCAACAATACATTACTATATTATGTATGTATGAATGTGTAGGTTGTACTTTTAATTCATATTCATATACATATACTATGTATTTGAAGCATTAACTGCTGTATTTCGGACCATTAATATTAAATTCAGGCTTCAGCCCTTTGGTGGTTGAAATATCCTCATCACTTTTTCCATAAAAATAAGAAACAGCCTTGTCAACCTTGCCAAGGTGCCAGCTGTGGCTTCCCCCACATGAACTTGTATTGAAGGTTATGTGTGCATATGTGCTGTTCAACATTTATGTCCATCAGTTCACGCACTCAGCGAAAAAAATTGGGCTACGGAGCGGTTTTATTTTGTGTAATATTTTTGGCTAAGAAAAATTCTATACTAAATGATATACGACTTGagtgataaaaataaactaaaagatGGCTTGTCTAGCTCTTTGATTTTAGAGGTTCTCGTATTTGTGTCTATCGCTCAAAAATGTCATAATTTTCAGTTGTTTTTTTGTAGGTGGACTTTTTTTAACTAATGAGATATTGGGTTTTAACTTTGTTACAAGGTTCATCAAAAGCTGTAAATCCAGTGATTcattaatttattaattgtgGATGTTATTTCCACTTTTTCTTCCGTGAAAAGATGCATCACAATAATTGATCTTGTGATCGTCTGTACGAATCGCTTTATAATAATATTCTTTCACCACCTTGTTTAGCTTATTATAATGTACGGATATTTGCAAAGATTCACTCGGAGGGGAAGATAATTTTAAAGCTCATATTGGTGAAATAGTTGTTATTTAGTACAATATTATCAATTAAATAACCTATTAACATTATTGTCATAGCACTCATCAAGCAAATTTTAGGATTAAGACGTTTACATTTTAGGTGTACAATAAGCCAATGGTTTCAACAAAATTGTAATAGCAAAAACTAGGGGcaatagtaaaattttttaatgttACTAATTTATTCTATATTTGCACCTCCTGATTTTTCAAAGCCCCCCTCTACACCTTACTTTGCCACCTTAAACTTTTTCATATTTCCTTAGTTCTCTCCATTTCCCCATAGAGAtataaaatttcagttttatcctaTTAAAGTTTACAAATTCACCATGCAAGAGagaatgtgaaaaaaaaaaaaaagacttggACAATCGAAAAAACGGTTGGCATTATTCTTTAACGACGTGCACTTATTAAAATGGTTGCCCTCTAATCCAACCTTTGGTCCTGGTTCCGCCGCTGCTAACACCAACTTTAATTGAGAAAGCTAATCTCCCTTCTCAAACTTTACTCGAAGAAAAGGTTCCAAATTGATTTGATGATAACTAGTATGCAGCTAGATTCATCTTCCTCCGACATTGTAACTTGTGGACATTTGTGAAGCAGAGAAACGTAACCAAGGAGCACTATGACTTGATTGGTAGGTTGGTCTTGATTGACTCGATGATTAGGGAACGAGAGGGGTCATCATAATTGCGCAATTAAAGAAGTTCCTGTTACAAAAACCTGTAATTTATAGTTGACATTGATGGTCGGCAAAGGTTCCACCTAGAATGCTTTAGCTTTGATGGGCTGTTACTCTACGAGTATGGCTCGAAACACCACTCGTGCTATGAAAACAGTGGAATGACGTCTCGTTGATAAATCTGTCACTGTCCTAATCCATTATCCACACCCGTCAGTTTTGTCTTACCGCTCTTTAGCACGCCTTGTTAAAATATCACAAAGGCTTTTAGCATTTTTGAATTAATTCCAAACTACCCACTTTGTTATGTTCTCCCGTTGTTAATTCTTGATCAGTTGTAGTAGCagcatattttgcttcttgcttgcccttttttgtttttttggccCCTCCTTtggttgaaacttgaaagacAATTATTTATTTGAACATTGATCTCATCAAAGAGTTTTCTTTTGCGACATGGTTTTCCTAGATATGCTTGCTAGCTTAATTTGTACTACTACTAAATTTTCAGTTCGTTATGAAGGAAAACTGGGTTTTACTAGAATTCTCTAGTCATTATTGTGATTCCTTGAAAAAGTGAAGTTATGTAGCAGTAAGTCGTAATGTACATAATGCCAAGAGTAATTAGTTTGTCTCCCATGATCATAAAATTAACAGCATATATTTGTGAGTTCTTTGTCATATTGGGGAATCCAGCAAGACAAGTAGTATAGTGTTCAAATCTGGATATAGTTTCTATAAATAAAGGGTCGTTCTTGTTTTACCTAAATTAGATTAGCTTCACTGTATACTGTGTGtggccttcagaataaaatgatCGAGAATATTTTAGGAAAAGAGTATTAGAAGGATGGAATCCAAGAACAAAAAATGTTTTAACTACTCGCTGCACATGGAACTAGAATCCTTTTACTCAACTTGAGGATAAAAATGTTCATATTTTACACCCACAGAGCCAGGAGAGGAGTGAAAAAAATACTAGCTGAAAACTACATAGCTAATTCCAAAtattctcatataaatagttcttatttttttgaaaaaaaagagggggTCTTTCACTGCCTTTGATGGGCAGAAATTGATAAAGAAAGAACTTCACGGGCTTTGAAGGAATATGCCCGTTTAAATTAGCAGATGCAACTGTCCATGCATCCATCCCTCTTTCTCACGTTATCGCATTATCCACATCCTGCCAAAGATGTTCTCTCAATTCTGGAGAACGTAGTTTTCAATTGAGTAACTTATAAGCAAGTCCAAATTTATTAAATACAAGTCTGTTTTTTGTCCACGAGATGACCCTTGTGCTACAATGTTAGAAATTCAACATTTTTCCCAACATGCTCAAGACTTTTGCCCTTCTTCCCGGCAGGAATCACTTGGCATGTTGGATGGCAAAATTTATGCTACATAATTCATGAGTTGGCAAATCCTGGAGTTTGATTGGTATTCAATCATCAAGGCATCACGTTCACAAAACTTTCCTATAATTTACTTCTGCATAAGCTGATTAATGTTACACTGTGAAAACAGGTCCCATATAATGCACGAGAAACGACTATAGGATGTTTGCGTCTATGGCCTTTGGTACTAAATGCAATTTTCCTATTTACATGTCAACTCCTACTAGCCATGTAGTAATAGGGATTGTTTCTAGGAACTCCCGGTTGAGATTGAGTCGTGTGGAGAAGTTGAGAAGGAACTATGATCAGATTCACATTCCAGATCCTCAAACCCCCAAAATTCTTCTtgctcctcttcttcttctggcattttccaattttcttcatTAATTTCCTCTTCCAACATTACCTCCAATATCTGCGAGTGcagaaatcaagaattcaatCTTGGGAAAACCCAACTTCATGATTAAGATATATAAGATAGTTATAGCCTTATAGGTGATGAGCTTGAGTAAATAACCCATTACCTAAGATGGACAACTAACAGGAATTGGCAAACGTGCAGACAAGCAAATTGAGCAGAAGGAGACAAATGCGTTATAGAGAAGTTGAATATTTGTATCGAAATAAAAACAACATCGTAGAAAAATGTGGCTTCATGAAGCTTTATTGAAGGACCCACTAATAAATCACCACTGATTGCTTTGGCTGTTTTTTCTGTCGCTGTGCAATGCTCACATGGGAAGGaccattatttatttatttttttttttttggaaattacAACATAAAGATTTTGATTTGGTAACAAACAACTTCAACTAAATGATCAGAATTTTTTGATCAGAATTTATGAGAGGGAGCTGAATTAAAATGTTCATCGGGACCATAACCAGCGGGGACTCAATCATAGTTTAAGTTTCTGTctcaagaaaatgaaagtaaaaatCATCTCATCTCATATATGTTATTAATAAATGTAGAAGACAACAGATGTCATTAAAACGTTAAAGTATTTTGATACCCAAATCTTGTCATGTGTAAATAGTCAAATTTCCATTTGGTGGGTCAACCAGTAAGCCTCAGTCTGATTCAAGAATTCACTTTCTTTAAACAGGGTTTGATTGGACTAATCAGCACTACTGCCTATAAACATATCTGTCATTCTCATGAAGGtaagaaaattcctcaatactCTGGTTAATTGTCGATAAAAATGGCAAAACATAGAAAGAAAATGATGTGcaccttaaaaaatgatcaaattCATATGTTGGTGTAATTCCCATGAGTTCATATGTCTATGCACATAGGTGGCTAGTAGATTAAAGAATATGCAATCATGTAAAGAATATGCAGTATTCTATCAGAAGTTCAGGACAGCAAAGTGGATTCAGCGAGCATGTCTAGCAGAACAAGACAAAACAGGCTTTTTAAATACTAAACTTCACATTTTCTAGAGCAAGTTGGATGGTTTGGGACAGAATTGCTTTATACTTTATCAAGAATCAAGCATGCATTTTTAAACAGGATTGATGAAAAGTTCAATGGGAGTAAATGCGTTGGAATGGTTGCATGACTTGATCAGGTTTTTGGCTGAGAAATGATACAGTAATTGTGGTA is part of the Coffea eugenioides isolate CCC68of chromosome 6, Ceug_1.0, whole genome shotgun sequence genome and encodes:
- the LOC113774921 gene encoding ribosomal RNA processing protein 1 homolog gives rise to the protein MKKKPRTPKPKPFLATLSALPGPSLIKHLASCNASIRSQSLKLIQAWLSDSQTELPEDDMKRLWKGLFYCLWHSDKAPAQGLLINRLSSLLITLDPLLSLQYFGCFLVTLRREWTGIDHLRLDKFYLLIRRFVNGVFSLMRKYMWDLEYLGKYVEVLEEKGFLANDKLLGNGVNYHVVSVFLDELKGFKVPLARKEVVQCLFKPFFSVMGRSLDKVLVGKVKSCVFDTLLDGGRALLQRKKNGVDEKDGEIGDMLLGLIALKMGFSGRLYEVGASPDCLQGNRKVVLGLHEEFLKLEGEMQASQIDFAIPEFNEVDDNDGEEVPQLIPIDNGVREVVAASQDEDADPVVEKEGNIKKKKKKKGKEAGDKKAKKKKKEKDRVMDYTYRIEENGVVNANCSENCNAGNVYALENANAVSANGYESTSAFKNDESVLEFSESVISNLQLQFEKIAAEQGSDDDLKSSDDLPLVAMKKKRKRAKSADSRCNPEVGTEGEDGLDASAKSAKKVRFAMKNNLIWKPHSPLPPQSLRIPPSLTPRGSALKKGVPPGPIREMPPATKKVKQKKKGRKILRTISPGMKRLKKVRVVSV